The following are encoded in a window of Trichocoleus sp. genomic DNA:
- a CDS encoding short chain dehydrogenase → MKIVVIGATGTLGKAVVQALADHEVIEASRSSSQYPIDVMDIGSIQRLFESITPFDAVISATGQARFKNLDALTDEDFQFSLSNKLMGQINLVRVGTPYIADNGSFTLTSGVLSTEPMVGSAAISLVNAGLEGFARAAALELPRGIRINVVSPPWVSETLQAMGMDLPGGMPAADVARAYVEAVRSQETGQIISARSTRA, encoded by the coding sequence ATGAAAATTGTAGTCATTGGTGCAACCGGAACGCTCGGGAAAGCAGTCGTTCAGGCTCTTGCTGATCATGAGGTTATTGAAGCATCTCGATCGAGCAGCCAGTACCCAATCGACGTTATGGACATAGGCTCCATTCAACGACTGTTCGAGTCGATCACTCCGTTTGATGCTGTCATCAGTGCCACAGGTCAGGCTCGCTTCAAAAATCTAGATGCTCTGACTGATGAGGACTTTCAATTCAGTCTGTCAAACAAGCTAATGGGGCAGATCAATTTAGTGCGGGTGGGAACTCCCTACATTGCTGACAATGGCTCTTTCACGTTGACGAGTGGAGTATTATCCACTGAGCCAATGGTAGGTAGTGCTGCGATCAGTCTTGTTAATGCAGGTCTAGAAGGCTTTGCTCGGGCGGCTGCATTAGAATTACCGCGAGGCATCCGAATCAATGTCGTTAGTCCGCCTTGGGTCTCTGAAACGCTTCAGGCAATGGGAATGGATTTACCCGGAGGAATGCCAGCAGCAGATGTGGCGAGGGCGTATGTGGAGGCTGTAAGGAGCCAGGAAACAGGACAGATTATTAGTGCGCGATCGACTAGAGCATGA
- a CDS encoding SnoaL-like domain-containing protein — MTTNLETTVDLKAVFEDIKALVLQGKALEAFEKYYGEDVVMQENENPPTIGKDANRRREEEFFSKVVEFRAGELKNVAFGENVIISEWFYDYTHQEWGKRTYHQVSVQQWRDGKVFHERFYYGA; from the coding sequence ATGACTACGAATCTAGAAACGACTGTTGATCTCAAAGCTGTTTTTGAAGACATCAAAGCACTCGTTCTGCAAGGCAAAGCACTGGAAGCCTTTGAGAAGTACTACGGTGAAGATGTTGTCATGCAGGAAAATGAAAACCCGCCCACGATTGGTAAAGATGCAAACCGCCGACGGGAAGAGGAGTTTTTCAGTAAGGTGGTTGAGTTTCGGGCAGGCGAGCTGAAGAACGTTGCTTTTGGCGAAAACGTCATTATCTCCGAATGGTTCTATGACTACACCCACCAGGAGTGGGGCAAACGCACTTATCATCAGGTCTCTGTGCAGCAATGGAGAGACGGCAAAGTGTTCCACGAACGTTTCTATTACGGAGCGTAA
- a CDS encoding glutathione S-transferase family protein produces the protein MISDMPILKLISYKLCPYVQRSIITLIEKQIPHDREYIDLANKPDWFLQISPLGKVPLLLVEETVLFESAVICEYLDEITPGSLHPANPLTKAKHRSWIEFGSNLLSKIAAFYAAKDNLEFEAKRQDLIAGFQTLEAQLHAAPYFEGETFSLIDAVYGPVFRYFVAFEQYQDFGFFATTPKVRAWREALLQRPSVQQAVPDNYFELLNEFLKQRNGVLSELMCRSTEAALSIR, from the coding sequence ATGATATCTGACATGCCAATACTTAAGCTCATCAGTTACAAACTCTGTCCCTATGTACAGCGTTCTATCATCACGTTGATCGAGAAACAAATTCCCCACGATCGCGAGTACATCGACCTTGCCAACAAACCAGACTGGTTCTTGCAAATCTCCCCGTTAGGCAAAGTACCACTTCTGCTTGTCGAGGAAACCGTTCTGTTTGAATCTGCGGTTATTTGCGAATACCTGGATGAAATTACGCCAGGTTCACTTCATCCAGCGAATCCCCTGACCAAGGCAAAGCATCGATCCTGGATTGAATTTGGCTCTAATCTATTGTCCAAAATTGCGGCATTTTATGCTGCTAAAGACAACCTTGAGTTTGAAGCAAAACGTCAGGATTTGATTGCAGGATTTCAAACGCTAGAAGCGCAACTTCATGCTGCTCCCTACTTTGAAGGAGAAACCTTTTCTCTCATCGATGCAGTCTATGGTCCAGTCTTTCGCTACTTTGTGGCGTTCGAACAGTATCAAGACTTTGGCTTCTTTGCGACAACCCCGAAGGTTAGAGCTTGGCGAGAGGCATTGCTTCAAAGACCTTCAGTACAGCAGGCAGTCCCCGACAACTACTTCGAGCTACTGAATGAGTTTCTGAAACAAAGGAATGGTGTTTTGTCTGAATTGATGTGTCGAAGTACTGAAGCAGCCTTATCTATCCGGTAA
- the queC gene encoding 7-cyano-7-deazaguanine synthase QueC — MNKPKAIVLLSGGLDSATSAAQAIEDGYEMIALSFRYGQRHERELLAAQQVAKALDISAHFVVDVNLAQWGGSALTDATVDVPIDGVKPGEIPITYVPGRNTVFIAIALSLAEAKGATAIYLGINAVDYSGYPDCRPEYLAAFQHLATLSSKVGLEGNAPQLAAPLVRDTKVDIVRRALRLNVPIALTWSCYQGDTEPCGSCDSCRIRDKALIEAGQPALATTIGRHQQKA; from the coding sequence ATGAACAAACCCAAAGCGATCGTTCTTCTTTCAGGTGGGCTGGATTCTGCAACATCGGCAGCACAAGCGATCGAAGACGGCTATGAGATGATTGCGCTTTCTTTTCGATATGGGCAACGACATGAGCGAGAACTGCTTGCAGCTCAGCAGGTTGCAAAGGCGTTGGATATTTCTGCTCACTTTGTTGTGGATGTGAATTTAGCGCAGTGGGGCGGCTCTGCTTTAACTGATGCAACCGTTGATGTGCCGATCGACGGCGTTAAACCCGGAGAGATTCCCATTACTTATGTACCTGGACGCAATACAGTTTTTATTGCGATTGCGCTCTCTCTTGCAGAAGCCAAAGGAGCTACAGCTATCTACTTAGGCATTAATGCTGTTGATTATTCGGGCTATCCTGACTGTCGTCCCGAATATCTGGCAGCCTTTCAGCACCTCGCGACACTCTCCTCAAAGGTGGGCTTAGAAGGGAATGCGCCTCAACTTGCAGCACCCCTAGTAAGGGACACTAAAGTGGATATTGTGCGGCGTGCCTTGCGGCTCAACGTGCCAATTGCGCTAACCTGGTCATGCTATCAAGGAGATACAGAACCCTGTGGTTCATGCGACTCCTGCCGAATTCGAGATAAAGCCTTAATTGAAGCGGGTCAGCCTGCTCTCGCGACCACGATCGGTCGTCATCAACAAAAAGCGTAA
- a CDS encoding peptidylprolyl isomerase codes for MNTILQISDREFTADQLMPLLAEYQLMPQLLKEIVIDQAIELFTCTLEELDDQCQTFFAQHGIHSVAEQEVWLEAQGMTMKQFVAPLQRQIRLEKFKAATWGNKLESHFLQRKHELDQVICSIIRHRDRDTISELYFRLDEGEQSFAELAPIYSEGAEAQTKGVMGPVELGQLHPDLAALLRTSKPGQLVKTHIAEWYIVAQVESYIPAQFDEWMQNRLLDELFSKWLQQQITSTRYKFTN; via the coding sequence ATGAACACGATTCTGCAAATCAGCGATCGAGAATTTACTGCTGATCAACTGATGCCCCTCTTGGCTGAGTATCAACTCATGCCGCAACTGCTGAAAGAGATTGTCATTGATCAAGCGATCGAGTTGTTTACCTGTACTCTGGAAGAATTAGACGATCAGTGCCAGACATTCTTTGCTCAACATGGCATTCACTCAGTGGCTGAACAGGAAGTTTGGCTGGAAGCACAAGGCATGACCATGAAGCAGTTTGTTGCTCCCCTACAACGGCAAATTCGCTTAGAGAAATTCAAAGCAGCAACCTGGGGAAATAAGCTAGAATCCCATTTCTTGCAGCGCAAACATGAGCTAGATCAGGTGATCTGTTCAATCATTCGTCATCGCGATCGAGATACCATTTCAGAACTCTATTTTCGGCTTGATGAAGGAGAGCAATCTTTTGCAGAACTGGCTCCCATCTATTCTGAAGGCGCTGAAGCCCAAACAAAAGGTGTGATGGGTCCTGTGGAGTTAGGTCAGTTACACCCTGATCTGGCAGCATTGCTAAGAACGAGCAAACCTGGACAACTCGTAAAGACCCATATTGCAGAATGGTATATCGTTGCTCAGGTTGAATCCTACATTCCGGCTCAGTTTGACGAATGGATGCAAAACCGATTACTCGATGAGCTGTTTAGCAAATGGCTCCAGCAGCAAATCACATCAACCCGCTATAAATTCACAAACTGA
- a CDS encoding RnfABCDGE type electron transport complex subunit D, with protein sequence MPLPDPRLYQIGFLLLFLGVGIGARDWSLHPEIVLGAIGTCLTVQVLAYCCFNYGTVRSGWLVPSAEVETDSTIQSESQPDEPLVAALFNTLPSALITALGLSLLLRTEHVGTMVIAATAAILSKFVLRVQEKHLFNPANFGIITALTFCQGAWVSPGQWGEEGWYVLLFLVTGGLVLRLVGRWDITIAFLGSYAGLEALRNLWLGWTWDVWLHRLMSGSLLMFACFMLTDPRTIPNARWSRLVWAVAIALLTFILRNYFYLSTAAFWSLFFLTPLTIVLNHYFPTAAFVWKEVKSSEQSQLSFIHQLSKL encoded by the coding sequence ATGCCTCTTCCCGATCCTCGGCTGTATCAAATTGGCTTTTTGCTGCTGTTTCTCGGTGTTGGCATTGGGGCAAGGGATTGGTCACTGCATCCGGAGATCGTCCTAGGTGCGATCGGTACTTGCTTAACAGTACAGGTGCTTGCATATTGCTGTTTCAACTACGGGACGGTGCGATCAGGATGGTTGGTGCCATCAGCAGAAGTAGAAACTGACTCAACCATTCAAAGCGAATCTCAACCAGATGAACCATTAGTTGCTGCGTTGTTCAATACGTTGCCCAGCGCTTTAATTACAGCTTTGGGGTTGAGTTTATTGCTGCGAACAGAGCACGTAGGCACGATGGTCATTGCGGCAACAGCGGCAATTTTAAGTAAGTTTGTGCTGCGGGTGCAGGAGAAGCATCTGTTTAATCCAGCAAATTTTGGCATCATTACAGCCTTGACGTTTTGCCAAGGAGCCTGGGTATCTCCAGGGCAGTGGGGCGAAGAGGGTTGGTATGTTCTGCTGTTTCTGGTAACGGGTGGGCTAGTGCTGCGGTTGGTTGGACGGTGGGATATCACGATCGCTTTTCTGGGCAGTTACGCTGGACTAGAAGCCTTACGGAACCTCTGGCTTGGCTGGACTTGGGACGTTTGGCTACATCGGTTGATGAGTGGATCGCTGCTGATGTTTGCCTGTTTCATGCTGACTGATCCTCGGACGATTCCCAATGCCCGTTGGAGTCGGCTCGTTTGGGCAGTTGCAATTGCCCTGCTCACATTCATTCTTCGCAATTATTTTTATCTATCAACTGCGGCGTTCTGGTCATTATTTTTCTTAACGCCTCTGACAATCGTGCTCAATCATTACTTTCCAACGGCTGCATTTGTCTGGAAAGAGGTTAAATCTTCAGAACAAAGTCAACTGAGCTTTATTCACCAACTCTCAAAGCTATGA
- a CDS encoding HPF/RaiA family ribosome-associated protein, producing the protein MKVPPEITYREVEKTEGIDALVQEKIDKLERMCDHISSCHIAIEKINERTRDRSPYRVRLDVTVPPGHELAAESNPSNENQHLGLDAVIRDAFRKMERQIKDLSDLQRESSQSRNHVDSDETTALVTRIFPEDGYGFIKNLSGEEIYFHRNSVLHNDFDRITVGTGVRFNATEGEKGLQATSVQIVDKPGVRAGKSGDMLIEPPMGWEA; encoded by the coding sequence ATGAAGGTACCACCAGAAATTACTTACCGTGAGGTTGAAAAAACCGAAGGCATTGATGCTTTAGTGCAAGAGAAAATTGACAAGCTAGAGCGGATGTGTGACCACATTAGCAGTTGCCATATTGCGATCGAGAAAATTAACGAACGGACTCGAGATCGATCGCCTTATCGAGTGCGGCTAGATGTGACTGTGCCACCGGGACATGAGCTTGCGGCAGAGAGCAACCCATCGAATGAAAATCAGCATTTGGGACTGGATGCTGTGATTCGAGACGCCTTTCGTAAGATGGAACGGCAGATTAAAGATTTAAGCGATCTGCAACGCGAAAGCTCACAGTCGAGAAACCATGTAGATTCAGATGAAACAACTGCATTGGTAACGCGAATCTTTCCAGAAGATGGATATGGCTTTATTAAAAACCTATCGGGTGAAGAAATCTATTTTCACCGCAACAGCGTATTACATAATGACTTCGATCGCATCACGGTTGGCACAGGTGTAAGATTCAATGCCACAGAAGGTGAGAAAGGGCTGCAAGCAACTTCGGTACAAATCGTTGATAAGCCTGGAGTTAGAGCTGGAAAGTCTGGCGATATGCTAATTGAACCACCTATGGGATGGGAAGCCTGA
- a CDS encoding DUF2330 domain-containing protein, with translation MNLSVVKRFVLLFALSFVFLGFFAIPKAWAFCGFYVAKADASLYNQASQVAIARNGNRTVLTMANDYQGEVKDFAIVVPVPVVLQENQVKIGDPQIIARLDSFSAPRLVEYFDPDPCAPMFMEDRVFAPSAAVQGSAMEQRSNRALGVTVEAQFTVGEYDILILSARESGGLETWLTQNGYRLPANAQQLLRPYIRQGLKFFVAKVNLDEFATSGYQSLRPLQITYESPRFMLPIRLGMMNAQAAQDLIVYLLSPQGQAEITNYRTVKIPSDAEIPLFVQDRFSDFYKSLFETAYLREGKNVAFLEYAWDMAGCDPCSAEPLSNAELQQAGVFWLTPEMPNNVFLTRLHVRYTRDKFPEDLMFQSTQNREQFQGRYILRHAFTGAATCPAARQYQRTLRQRFEQQAQTLARLTRWNVQEIRRQLPQIQSRSLPWWQQLWTSLVDQFVNL, from the coding sequence ATGAACCTATCTGTTGTCAAACGATTTGTTTTATTGTTTGCATTAAGCTTTGTTTTTCTTGGTTTCTTTGCTATCCCCAAAGCCTGGGCATTTTGTGGCTTTTATGTGGCAAAAGCAGATGCCAGCTTATACAATCAAGCTTCTCAAGTGGCGATCGCGCGGAATGGCAATCGAACTGTTTTAACCATGGCAAATGACTATCAGGGTGAGGTCAAAGATTTTGCGATCGTTGTGCCTGTTCCTGTTGTGTTGCAGGAAAATCAAGTGAAAATTGGTGATCCTCAAATCATTGCCCGGCTTGATTCATTTAGTGCCCCTCGACTCGTTGAATATTTTGATCCTGATCCTTGTGCGCCAATGTTCATGGAAGATAGGGTATTTGCACCCAGTGCCGCAGTCCAGGGGTCAGCAATGGAGCAGCGCAGCAATCGAGCTTTGGGCGTCACGGTGGAAGCGCAGTTTACGGTGGGTGAATATGACATTTTGATTCTGAGCGCGAGAGAATCAGGTGGGCTAGAAACATGGTTGACTCAAAACGGCTACCGTTTGCCCGCAAATGCCCAACAACTACTTCGCCCTTATATTCGGCAAGGGTTGAAGTTTTTTGTCGCAAAGGTTAACTTAGACGAGTTTGCCACATCCGGTTATCAATCACTGCGTCCGCTGCAAATCACTTACGAGTCACCGCGCTTTATGTTGCCGATTCGGTTAGGCATGATGAATGCTCAAGCGGCACAAGATTTAATTGTATATTTACTCTCCCCTCAGGGACAGGCTGAAATAACGAACTATCGCACAGTCAAAATCCCCTCCGATGCTGAAATTCCCTTATTTGTGCAAGATCGTTTCAGCGATTTCTACAAATCTTTATTCGAGACTGCCTACCTTCGAGAAGGTAAAAACGTAGCGTTTTTAGAATATGCCTGGGATATGGCAGGCTGTGATCCATGCTCGGCAGAACCGTTAAGCAATGCAGAATTGCAGCAAGCAGGAGTATTTTGGTTGACTCCAGAAATGCCTAATAATGTGTTTCTCACCCGATTGCATGTTCGCTATACCCGCGATAAATTCCCTGAAGATTTGATGTTTCAGTCAACTCAAAATCGAGAACAGTTTCAAGGAAGATATATTCTGCGTCATGCTTTTACGGGAGCCGCGACCTGTCCTGCTGCGCGACAATATCAACGCACGCTTCGACAACGCTTTGAACAGCAAGCTCAAACTCTCGCACGACTAACCCGATGGAACGTTCAAGAGATTCGGCGTCAATTACCGCAAATCCAGAGCCGATCGCTTCCCTGGTGGCAGCAGCTTTGGACAAGCCTGGTTGATCAGTTTGTGAATTTATAG
- a CDS encoding MarR family transcriptional regulator translates to MKTKPQLDQLRNSLWRLFLTAHTRLLDRIEQKLDQADLPPLEWYDVLFSLKEAPNHQLRLSELAQKVLLSRSNLTRLIDRLERAQLLCRQSCPSDRRGTYAVLTPAGLAMQEQMWAVYSEGIVEYFAAHVDESEAKTFQQVLERLLMVAEQDANHH, encoded by the coding sequence ATGAAGACTAAGCCTCAACTCGATCAACTCCGCAACTCTCTCTGGCGCTTGTTTTTGACCGCCCATACACGCCTGCTCGATCGCATTGAGCAAAAGTTAGACCAAGCAGATCTGCCGCCGCTGGAGTGGTATGACGTGCTGTTCTCTCTGAAAGAAGCACCAAATCATCAGCTTCGTCTTAGTGAACTAGCCCAAAAGGTACTGCTCAGTCGTAGTAACCTGACCCGCCTAATCGATCGCCTGGAGCGTGCTCAGTTGCTTTGTCGTCAATCCTGTCCCAGCGATCGTCGGGGTACATACGCAGTTCTTACACCAGCCGGGCTGGCAATGCAGGAACAAATGTGGGCTGTTTATTCTGAGGGCATTGTGGAGTACTTTGCTGCCCATGTAGATGAATCTGAGGCAAAAACCTTTCAGCAAGTCCTGGAGCGTTTACTGATGGTGGCAGAACAAGATGCAAATCATCACTGA